In the genome of Limimonas halophila, the window TGGCCGTGACGCAGGCCGACGAAGTGAACATGGTCGCCTGCCAGATCTGCCACTCCATCTTCGATGTCCCCACCAAGATCGCGCGCATCCGCCACCAGAGCTATCTGGCCTCCGAGTGGTCGGAGCTGTTCTCGCGCGACAACATGCCCATCGACCACATCATCTCCCCGGAGATCGAGGTGGCGCGGGCGATCTCGCGGCGGCTTCAGATCCCCGGCGCGTTCGACGTCATCCCGCTGGCGGACGGGAAGGTCAGCCTGATCGGCGTGCACTGCACCGAGAACACGCCCATCCTGAACACACCGCTGCGCCAGCTCACGGCGATGTTTCCGGACCTGCACATCGTCATCGTGGGCGTGCGGCGCGGCGAGAAGGGCATCGTCCCCACCGCGGACGACGAGCTGAAGCTGGGCGACGACGTCTACTTCGTCGCCGAGACGTCGCATCTGCGCCGGGCGATGGCCGCCTTCGGGCACGAGGAGCAGGAAGCCCGGCGCATCGTCCTCGTCGGCGGCGGCAACGTGGGGCTCAACCTCGCCAAGCGCGTGGAGCGCGACAGCCCGCACGTCAGCCTCAAGATGATCGAAAGCGACAAGGAGCGCGCCGAACGCGCGGCCGAAGCCCTGGACCGCACCGTGGTCATCCACGGCAGCGCGCTGGACACCGAGATCCTGGAGGAGGCCAACGCCCGGAAGGCGGAGGGCATTGTCGCCGTTTCCAACGACGACGAGGTCAACATCCTCTCCTCGCTGCTCGCCAAGCGCTACGGCTGCCGCCGCGCGGTGACGCTGGTGAACAAGACCTCCTACGGGCCGCTGGTGAGCAGCCTGGGGATCGACACCGTCGTCAGCCCGCGCGCCATCACGGTTTCCAGCATCCTCCAGTTCGTCCGGCGCGGGCGCATCCGCTCGGTGCACTCGCTGTCCGACGGCTTCGGCGAGCTGGTCGAGGCCGAGGCGCTGGAGACCTCCAGCCTGGTCGGCGTGCCCATTCGCGATGCCAGCCTGCCCAGCGGCGTCATGATCGGCGCCGTCGTGCGCGGGGAAAAGGTCATCATCCCGCGCGGGCAGACGGTCATCCGGCCGGGCGACCGCGTGATCATCTTCGCCACCACGCCCTCGGTGAAGAAGGTGGAACGCCTCTTCTCCGTGAAGCTGGAGTTTTTCTGACCGGCCCGCCCACCCATCTTTGCCCCAGGAAGAACCGCCGGGAGGCAGTCGCGCATGCCGCGCTACGCCTATGTGAACGGCCGCTTCGCGCCGCACAAGCAGGCCGCGGTCCACATCGAGGATCGCGGGTATCAGTTCGCCGACGGCGTTTACGAGGTCATCCCCGTCCACCGCGGCCGGGTGGTGGACGAAGCGCTGCATCTGGACCGGCTGGAATACTCGCTGGGCGAACTCAGCATCGCCATGCCGGTGAGCCGCGCGTCCATGCGCCTGATCGCGCACGAGCTCATGCGGCGCAACGCGCTGACCAACGGCTTCCTGTACATGCAGGTCACGCGCGGCGTGGCGCCCCGCTCGCACCCCTTCCCGAAGCCCGCCCCGCGGCCGGCGCTGGTGATGACGACGCGCCAACTCCCGGTGCCGAGCGAGGAAGCCATCGAGCGCGGGATCTCGGTCGTGTCCACGCCGGATCAGCGGTGGGCGCGCTGCGACATCAAGTCGATCTCGCTGCTGCCCAACGTGCTGGCCAAGGAACTGGCGGCGAGCCAGGGGTGCGCCGAGGCGTTCCAGATCGACGACGAGGGCTACGTCACCGAGGCGGCGGCCTCGAACGCCTGGATCGTCACGCACGAGGGCACGGTGGTGACGCGCCAGCTGGACACCGACATTCTGAGCGGCATCACGCGGCTGTCGCTCCAGCGGGTGATCGAGGACTTGGGCTACCGCCTGGAAATCCGGCCGTTCACGCTGGATGAGGCCTACACCGCGCGCGAGGCCTTCATCACCGCCAGCACGCAGTACGTCATGCCCGTGACCCGGATCGACGAGCGGATCATCGGCAACGGCCGCGCCGGCATCCTGACCACCGCGCTGCGGCAAGCTTACACCCAGCACGTGGTCGAGCAGGGCGAGGGTGCGGACCGCTTTGCCGCGAGTTGATCCCCCGCTGCCGCGCGCGGTCATCTTCGACTGGGACAACACCCTGGTCGACAGCTGGGTCATCCTGCATCGGGCCTTGTGCGCCACGCTCACGGCCATGGGGCGCGAGCCGTGGTCCATGGCGGAAACCCAGGCCCGTCTGCGCCATTCCGTGCGCGACGGCTTCCCGGCGCTGTTCGGCGAGCGTGCAGACGAGGCGGAAGCGGTCTTCTACGAGGCTTTCGAAGCCGAGGCGGAGGCGGGCCTTGAGCCGCTTCCGGGCGCGGGCGCGCTGCTGGCGGCGCTCACCGAGCGCGGCATCGCCGCCGGGGTGCTGAGCAACAAGCGCGGCGAGCACCTGCGCCGCGAGGTCGGCTGGCTGGGCTGGGACACGCACTTCACGCGCGTTGTTGGCGCCGGTGACGCGGCGCGCGACAAGCCCGCAATCGAAGCCGTGCGCGCGGCCATTCCGGATGACGGCGGGCCGGACGCCACCGTTTGGCTGGCCGGCGACACCGACATCGACCTTCAGGCCGGCCGGGTGGCCGGTTGCACCCCGGTGCTCGTGCGCGCCGAACCGCCGGGGGCGGACGAATTCGCTGACGCCCCGCCCGAGCTGTACTTCGACGGCTGCGAGGCGATGCGCCGGTGGCTGGACGATGCGCCCATTTGGCCCGAACGGGCTTGATCCGAAGCTTGTGCGGGGCGACATCGTGGGGGCGGCCTCGATGGCCGGGCAAAACGGTCGCGGGTGCCGGCCGGTGCCATGACGGCGGTGCCAAAGCGAGCTTGGACAACAAGAAAACAAAACGGTGACCACGATGGCGGCAGAAAAAAGTCAGAATGTTCAGGATGTGTTTCTCAACCACATCCGCAAGCACAAGGTTCCGGTCACGGTGTTTCTCGTGAACGGTGTCAAGCTTCAGGGTATCGTTACCTGGTTCGACAACTTCTCCGTGCTCCTCCGGCGGGACCAATATTCCCAGCTCGTGTACAAGCACGCGATCTCGACGGTGATGCCCTCCCAGCCGATCCAGCTCTGGGAAACGCAGAAGGAGGAGGCGGAAGCCTGACGTGAGCGAGAACGGTTCCGCGCGCAGCGGCTTCGACTTCGCGGTCCCCGGCCGCACGTACAGCCGCCGGGCCAGCAACGGCCGCGCCCTGGTGATCCATCCGGACGTCCGGGGACGCGGTCCCGGCCGGCGGAGTGTCGAAGCCCGAGTGGCCGAAGCGCGCGGCCTCGCCGAAGCGATCGACCTGACGATCGTGGACGCCTACGCCGTGCGCGTGGACAAGCCGAACGCCGGGATGCTGTTCGGCCGCGGCGCGGTCGAGCGCATCGCCGAGCGCGTGACGGACGACGAGATCGGCATCGCCGTCGTCGACGGCGACCTCAGCCCCGTGCAGCAGCGCAACCTGGAAAACGCATGGGGCTGCAAGGTCATCGACCGTACCGGCCTGATCCTGGAAATCTTCGGCGCGCGCGCCCGCACCAAGGAAGGCCGCCTCCAGGTCGAGCTGGCCTCATTGACGTATCAGCGCTCGCGCCTCGTGCGCTCCTGGACCCACCTGGAGCGCCAGCGCGGCGGCTACGGCTTCATGGGCGGTCCCGGTGAGCGCCAGATCGAGATGGACCGGCGCATCATCGACGACCGCATCGCCCGGCTGCGCCACGACTTGAGCGAAGTGCGCAAGACGCGCGACCTGCACCGCGAACAGCGGCGCGAGGTGCCGTATCCCGTGGTCGCGCTCGTCGGCTACACCAACGCCGGCAAGTCGACGCTCTTCAACCGCCTGAGCGCGGCGCACGTGCCCGAACACGACATGCTGTTCGCCACGCTCGACCCGACGATGCGCGCCGTGCGCCTGCCCAGCGGCGGCCAGGACGTCATCCTCTCCGACACCGTCGGCTTCATCTCCGACCTGCCCACGCAGCTCGTCGCGGCTTTCCGCGCCACGCTGGAAGAGGTGCTGGAAGCCGACGTGATCGTCCACGTCCGCGACATCGCCCACCCCGAAAGCGAGGCGCAGAAAGCGGACGTCGAGGGCGTGCTGCGCGATCTGGGCGTGGGCGAGGCGGTCGACGCCGGCCTCGTGGAAGCCTGCAACAAGATCGACCTGTTGGCGGCCGACGACCTCGCCACGCTGCGCCAACAGGCCGCGCGCACCGAGACCATGGTGCCGTGCTCCGCCGAAAGCGGGGAGGGCTGCGAGGCGCTCCTCAAGGCGGTGGAAAAGCACCTGACGAGCCATTACCGCCGCCTGGCCGTGCGCGTGCCGCTGACCGACGGGGCGGCCTTGGCGTGGCTGTACAAGCGCGGCCACGTGCTCGACCGGCGTGACGACGAGAGCCACGCCCACATGCGGGTCAGCCTCGACCCGGCGGACGTGTCCCGCTTCCAAGAGCGCCACGCTGCCCACATCGCCGCCGAAAACTGAGCCCGATTTCGCAGAGCGCCCCCGTGTTGACGGCCGGGATGGCGATGGCTATATGCAGGCTAGCACTCGCCGAGGGGGAGTGCTAACAGCGCCGGAGGCGCGCTTGAAGGCGTCTCGAAGGCGCTTCGCCAGAACAGCCAAGTGCGGCTTAGAGCATTATGCGAGAAATCGTGTTCGCTGAGAAAGCTGGAAACATGCAGATAAAATTCTGCTTTTCCAGAGCGAGCAGTTTCAGCGCCTGCGGCGCTCACCGGCCTGTCGGCCGGTTCACGCAGGAGCAATCGGAATCACGCAAGTGATTCCGATTTACCGCGGTCTGCTCTAGCAGCGCGCAGAACAGTCACAGACAAATCGGGGATCGAGGCATGAGCATCAGGCCTCTCCAGGATCGGATCGCCGTCGAGCCGATCGAGGAAGAAGACACAACGGCCGGCGGGATCATCATTCCGGACACGGCGAAGGAAAAGCCCAATCAGGGGAAGGTTCTCGCCGTCGGGCCGGGCCGCAAGAGCGACAGCGGCGAGCGCATCACGCTCGACATCAAGGAAGGCGACACCGTGCTGTACAGCAAGTGGGCCGGCACGGAGCTCACGCTCGACGGCAAGACCGTCCTCGTGATGCGTGAGAGCGACGTCATGGGCGTCATCGAGTAACAAGGAGGAGCACGGACCATGGCTGCCAAAGATATTCGTTTCAGCCAGGACGCTCGCCAGCGCATGCTGCGCGGCGTCGATACCCTGGCCGACGCCCTGAAGGTCACGCTCGGTCCCAAGGGCCGCAACGTCGTGCTCGACAAGTCCTTCGGCTCGCCGCGCTCCACGAAGGACGGCGTCACCGTCGCCAAGGAAGTCGAGCTTCAGGACAAGTTCGAGAACATGGGCGCGCAGATGGTGCGCGAGGTGTCGTCCAAGACCAGCGACGTCGCCGGTGACGGCACCACGACCGCGACCATCCTGGCCCGCGCCATCGTGCGCGAGGGCGCCAAGGCCGTCGCGGCCGGCATGAACCCGATGGACCTGAAGCGCGGCATCGACAAGGCCGTCGAAAAGGTCACCGAGGACATCCGCTCGCGTTCCCGCGAGGTCTCCACGAGCGAGGAGATCTCCCAGATCGGCACGATCTCCGCCAACGGCGACACCGAAATCGGCCGCATGCTCTCCGACGCCATGGAGAAGGTCGGCAAGGACGGCGTCATCACGGTCGAAGAGGGCAAGTCCCTGGAGACCGAGCTGGACGTCGTCGAGGGCATGCAGTTCGACCGCGGGTATCTCTCGCCGTACTTCGTGACCGACAGCGAGAAGATGCTCTGCGAGCTCGAGAACCCCTACATCCTGCTGCACGAGAAGAAGATGAGCAGCCTGCAGCCCGTGCTGCCGCTGCTCGAGAGCGTCGTGCAGGCCGGCCGTCCGCTGCTCATGATCGCGGAGGACGTCGAGGGTGAGGCGCTGGCCACGCTGGTGGTCAACAAGCTGCGCGGCGGCCTCAAGGTCGCGGCCGTGAAGGCGCCCGGCTTCGGCGATCGCCGCAAGGCCATGCTCGAGGACATCGCCATCCTCACCGGCGGCCAGGTGGTCTCCGACGAGCTGGGCGTGAAGCTGGAGAACGTCACGCTCGACATGCTCGGCGAGGCCAAGCGCGTCTCGATCTCCAAGGACGAGACCACGATCGTCGGCGGCTCCGGCAAGAAGGCCGAGATCGAGGAGCGCTCCAAGCAGATCCGCGCGCAGATCGAGGAGACCTCCTCCGACTACGACCGCGAGAAGCTCCAGGAGCGCCTGGCGAAGCTCGCGGGCGGCGTGGCCGTCATCAAGGTCGGCGGCGCCACCGAGGTCGAGGTCAAGGAGCGCAAGGACCGCGTGGACGACGCCATGCACGCCACGCGCGCGGCCGTCGAGGAGGGCATCGTGCCCGGTGGCGGCACGGCGCTGCTGTACTCGACCAAGGCGCTCGAGGGCGTCACCGGCGAGAACGAGGACCAGACCGTTGGTGTGGACATCGTCCGCCGCGCGCTCCAGTCCCCGGTGCGCCAGATCGCGGAGAACGCCGGCTACGACGGCTCCGTGATCGCCGGCAAGCTGCTGGAGCAGGACAACAAGGACTACGGCTTCAACGCCTACAACGGCGAGTACACCAACCTGATCAACGCCGGCGTCATCGACCCGACCAAGGTCGTGCGCACGGCGCTGCAGGACGCCGCCTCGGTCGCCGGCCTGGTGATCACCACCGAGGCCATGATCGCCGAGATCCCCGAGGAGAAGGGCGGCGAGAGCCAGGGCGCCGGTGCCGCTGGCGGCATGGGCGGCATGGGCGGCATGGGTGGCATGGGCTTCTAAGCCACCCGCCCGCTTGCTGGCATGTCCGTTTGGGGCCGCGACGCGCGTCGCGGCCCCTTTCTCATGCGCGCCGGTCCTCCCACCTTATGGGCAACCATGCACCTCGATCCCGAAACCGTCCGCAAGCTGATCGCCGATGTCGCGGCACGCGAGATTACGCCCCGCTTCCGGGCGCTGAGCCACGGCGAGGTGCGCCAGAAAAAGCCCGGCGATCTCGTCACGATCGCGGATGAAGCCGCGGAGGAACGCCTGGAAGCGGCGCTGACGGCGCTGGTGCCGGATTCCGTCTGCGTCGGCGAAGAGGCGGCCGCGCGCGACCGCGGCGTGCTCGACGTGCTGCAGGAACACCGGCCGGTCTGGGTCATCGACCCCGTGGACGGCACGGGCAACTTCGCCCACGGGCGCACGCCCTTCGCCGTCATGGTGGCGCTGGTGGAAGGTGGGGAGACGCTGGCCGCGTGGATCCACGACCCCATCGCGGGCTGGACGGCCTCGGCCGAACGGGGTGGCGGCGCCTGGCTGAACGGCGAGCGCCTGCAGGTCGCTACGCCGCCCGCCGATCCCCTTGCGCTGCGCGGAACGCTGCACGTGGGCAGCCACGGGAACCGCGGGATCCAGCGTCAGGTCAACCACGGCCGCAATCACCTGGGCGTGGTGAAGAGCCAGCGCTGCGCCGGCGCTGAATACGTAATGCTGGCGCGCGGCGAGCAGGATTACGGCCTGTTCACCAAGCTGGAGCCGTGGGATCATGCGCCGGGCGCGCTTATCCTGACCGAAGCGGGCGGAGTGGCGCGCCTGCTGGACGGCCTCCCGTACAGCCCCGGCGCGCCGCGCACCAATGGCCTGCTGCTCGCGGCCAATGAGGCAACGTGGTCGCGGGTTTACGCGACGCTCTTCGGCGACGCGCCGGCGACCAACGAGGCGTAACGGCCGGTCAGCTTTCCCGGTGAAAGCGCAGCGGGCCGAACGCCTGCATCGTGGGCATCACTTCCAGGCGGTTGATGTTGACGTGCCAGGGCAGGGTGGCCGCCCAGAAGATGGTTTCCGCCACGTCATCGCCCGTCAGCGGATCGAACCCTTCGTAGGCTTTTTCGGCTTTTTCGCTGTCGCCCTTGAAGCGGACGAGCGAGAACTCGGTGTGCGCCTGACCGGGTTCGATGCTGGTCACGCGCACGTGCGAGCCCAGCAGATCCGCGCGCAGATTCAGCGAGAACTGGTGGGCGAAGGCCTTGGACGCGCCGTAGACGTTGCCGCCGGGGTAGGGGTAGCTGCCGGCGATGGAGCCGAGGTTGAAGATGTGGCCGCGGTCGCGTTCCCGCATGCCCGGAAGCAGGGCCCGAGAGCAGTACATCAGGCCCTTGCAGTTCGTGTCGACCATGGTTTCCCAGTCGTCCAGGTCGGCGTCGGCCGCACCTTCCAACCCGAGCGCCAGCCCGGCGTTGTTGACCAGGACGTCCACGCTGTCCGGCAGGTCCGCCAGCGCGCTGAACACCGCCTCGCGGTCGCGCACGTCCAGCTGGAGCGGCATGACCTGATCCGTGCCGAGCTCTTCGGCCAGCTCGTCCAGGCGCTCCTTGCGCCGGCCGGCGGCGATCACGCGCGCGCCCGCGTGGGCGAAGCGGCGGGCGGTGGCTTCGCCGAAGCCGGAGGTGGCGCCCGTCACCAGGACGGTGAGCGTGGCGGGGTCGATGCGCTGCTCGTCCATGGTCATGCTGTCTCCGACATGGTCATGCTGACTGGGATCCGTCGCTGTCGTCCGCCGCGCCGCCGGCCCGTTCGGCGTGCTTCACGGCCTTCCAGTGGGCTTCCAGATCGTCGAGCGCCTGATCGGCGGGGTCACGGCCCTCGCGCGCCAGGCGCTGCTCCACGCCGCGGAACCGGCGCTCGAACTTGGCGTTGGTTTCGCGCAGCGCCCCCTCGGGGTCGACGCCCAGTTTGCGCGCAAGATTGGCCACGGTGAAGAGCAGGTCGCCCAGCTCGTCCTGCAGGCGGTCGTGGCCCGTGCCCGCGTCGATCTCGGCGCGCACTTCGGCCAGCTCCTCGTCCACCTTGTCCAGCACGGCCCGCGCGTCCGACCAGTCGAAGCCGACGCGCGCCGCGCGCTTCTGCAGCTTCCAGGCGCGCATGAGCGCGGGGAAGCCGAGCGCGATGCCCTCCAGCGCGCTCGGCTCGCGGCCGTATTTCGCCGCGCGCTCGGCGCGTTCGCGGGCTTTCTGGGCTTCCCAGTTGACCGACTGGGCTTCGGCCGTCGTCACCACGTCGTTGCCGAAGACGTGCGGATGGCGCTGGATCATCTTGTCGGCGACGTGGTTGGCGACCGTCTCGAAGTCGAAGTGGCCGTCTTCCTCGGCGATGCGCGCGTGGTAGACGACCTGGAGCAGCAGGTCGCCAAGCTCGTCGCGCAACTCGTCCATGTCGCCGTTGCGGATGGCTTCGGCGACCTCGTGTGCCTCTTCGATGGTGTAGGGCGCGATGGTGTCGAAGGTCTGCTCGATGTCCCACGGGCAGCCGGAGTCCGGGTCCCGCAGGCGCGCCATCACCTGGACGAGCCGGTCGATGCCGCTGGATTGGGCGGTGCGATCATGCATGGTGCGGGGAGGATAGCCGCCACGCGAGACCGATCAACCGCCACCCGCGGCAACGCCCGAATGCAGCTATCCGCGCCCCGGTCCGCCGGCCTCGGCGCCGGGGTCGGGATCGACCAGCTCGGCGTCGATGACCTCGACGTCCTCTTCTTCGTCCCCGCCAGCGCTACCATTGTCGCGGTGCCGCGAGCCGAGGTCTTCCAAGTCCACCTTCGCGGGAACGCGCGCGGCCTTGCCGATTTCGTCCAGATCCGGCTTGTCCTCGCCGTCGGCGGCCGGTTCGGGGTGGTCGGCGGAATCGGTGGGCTCGATGTGCGTCTTGGGCCGGCGGAAGACGACCGTGAGCGTGTTCTGCGACGGCGCGAGGCTTTCCAGGTCCGTCGGCTCGGCGGGCGTCGCTTCACCGGCATTCACTGCGGGGGTCAGGCCGCCCGCGGCGAGGCGGGCGTCCTCGTCCACCAGCAGGTCGAGGGGAACCGTCCGGCGGATGTCGGGCACGATGGCCGTGCCGCGCACGACTCTCGGGCGCTCGCCGCCGGCCCTCAGGTCGTGCGTGCGCACGAAGATCGCGCGTGCGGCGGCTTCGCGCAGGTCGTCCTGAACGGCCGGATCGTGCAGCAGCCGGCGCTTGGCGCGACCGAGCCGCCATTCCCGCACGGCCAGCCGGATCGAGCCCTGAAGCAGCAACAGCACGCCGCCCACGACGAACACGCCCGGCGTCATGGGGAAGCCCAACGCGGCGAGAACGAGCGCGGTTCCGGTGTAGAGGCTGATTTCGCGGCCCCAGAAGCGCTCGCTCAGCACCTCGCGGAGGCCGCTCGCGCCCAGCCGCGTCTCCGCGCGCCGCCGGGCAAGGCGGGGAACCTCCTCGTCGACGGCCTGGGAATCCAGCGGTCCGCCCGTGAGATAGGGCGACGCGGTTTCCGGCAGCAGGCGCGCGTAGCGCACGCGCAGCGCGGGCGAGCCCGGTTCCCCCGCAATGGCGAAGACCGCGAGCGGGGCCTCGGTGGAATCGGGGCGGAAGAGTGCTATATGGGTGTCACCGGCCAGCGCGTCGGTGAGCCGCACGCCGTGGCGCTGCAGCGCATGGAGCGCGGCGCGCGGGGCGTTGCGCGCGGTGACGCGATAGCGGTTGGCGTTGGGCTTGAGGCACCGATCTTCGCGCCCGACCACCGCATCCCACTGCTGCGGCGATGCCGCCTTTGGCCGTTGCGTGCTCGCTTCACGCCCCATAACACGTGCGCTACCTTCCGTGGCCGCGCGCAGCGTGGCGCGGACGGAAACAACAATTCGTTAACTGGCCTGGGTGAGCGGCGCGAGCGTTGTTCGCAGGTGCAAAATCTGCTATCGCGTTGTAACACTTTTGCTGGTGTAGACGCGCGTGCATGCTGCGGGCTTCGCGGGTTGTCGCGCG includes:
- a CDS encoding D-amino-acid transaminase, producing MPRYAYVNGRFAPHKQAAVHIEDRGYQFADGVYEVIPVHRGRVVDEALHLDRLEYSLGELSIAMPVSRASMRLIAHELMRRNALTNGFLYMQVTRGVAPRSHPFPKPAPRPALVMTTRQLPVPSEEAIERGISVVSTPDQRWARCDIKSISLLPNVLAKELAASQGCAEAFQIDDEGYVTEAAASNAWIVTHEGTVVTRQLDTDILSGITRLSLQRVIEDLGYRLEIRPFTLDEAYTAREAFITASTQYVMPVTRIDERIIGNGRAGILTTALRQAYTQHVVEQGEGADRFAAS
- the groL gene encoding chaperonin GroEL (60 kDa chaperone family; promotes refolding of misfolded polypeptides especially under stressful conditions; forms two stacked rings of heptamers to form a barrel-shaped 14mer; ends can be capped by GroES; misfolded proteins enter the barrel where they are refolded when GroES binds); protein product: MAAKDIRFSQDARQRMLRGVDTLADALKVTLGPKGRNVVLDKSFGSPRSTKDGVTVAKEVELQDKFENMGAQMVREVSSKTSDVAGDGTTTATILARAIVREGAKAVAAGMNPMDLKRGIDKAVEKVTEDIRSRSREVSTSEEISQIGTISANGDTEIGRMLSDAMEKVGKDGVITVEEGKSLETELDVVEGMQFDRGYLSPYFVTDSEKMLCELENPYILLHEKKMSSLQPVLPLLESVVQAGRPLLMIAEDVEGEALATLVVNKLRGGLKVAAVKAPGFGDRRKAMLEDIAILTGGQVVSDELGVKLENVTLDMLGEAKRVSISKDETTIVGGSGKKAEIEERSKQIRAQIEETSSDYDREKLQERLAKLAGGVAVIKVGGATEVEVKERKDRVDDAMHATRAAVEEGIVPGGGTALLYSTKALEGVTGENEDQTVGVDIVRRALQSPVRQIAENAGYDGSVIAGKLLEQDNKDYGFNAYNGEYTNLINAGVIDPTKVVRTALQDAASVAGLVITTEAMIAEIPEEKGGESQGAGAAGGMGGMGGMGGMGF
- a CDS encoding inositol monophosphatase family protein, coding for MHLDPETVRKLIADVAAREITPRFRALSHGEVRQKKPGDLVTIADEAAEERLEAALTALVPDSVCVGEEAAARDRGVLDVLQEHRPVWVIDPVDGTGNFAHGRTPFAVMVALVEGGETLAAWIHDPIAGWTASAERGGGAWLNGERLQVATPPADPLALRGTLHVGSHGNRGIQRQVNHGRNHLGVVKSQRCAGAEYVMLARGEQDYGLFTKLEPWDHAPGALILTEAGGVARLLDGLPYSPGAPRTNGLLLAANEATWSRVYATLFGDAPATNEA
- a CDS encoding SDR family oxidoreductase, yielding MTMDEQRIDPATLTVLVTGATSGFGEATARRFAHAGARVIAAGRRKERLDELAEELGTDQVMPLQLDVRDREAVFSALADLPDSVDVLVNNAGLALGLEGAADADLDDWETMVDTNCKGLMYCSRALLPGMRERDRGHIFNLGSIAGSYPYPGGNVYGASKAFAHQFSLNLRADLLGSHVRVTSIEPGQAHTEFSLVRFKGDSEKAEKAYEGFDPLTGDDVAETIFWAATLPWHVNINRLEVMPTMQAFGPLRFHRES
- the mazG gene encoding nucleoside triphosphate pyrophosphohydrolase, with the protein product MHDRTAQSSGIDRLVQVMARLRDPDSGCPWDIEQTFDTIAPYTIEEAHEVAEAIRNGDMDELRDELGDLLLQVVYHARIAEEDGHFDFETVANHVADKMIQRHPHVFGNDVVTTAEAQSVNWEAQKARERAERAAKYGREPSALEGIALGFPALMRAWKLQKRAARVGFDWSDARAVLDKVDEELAEVRAEIDAGTGHDRLQDELGDLLFTVANLARKLGVDPEGALRETNAKFERRFRGVEQRLAREGRDPADQALDDLEAHWKAVKHAERAGGAADDSDGSQSA
- the trkA gene encoding Trk system potassium transporter TrkA; this encodes MGQGTRAMKVIVCGAGQVGSNIARYLSGENADVTVIDRSPELVHKITDSLDVKGLVGFASHPDVLDEAGARDADMVVAVTQADEVNMVACQICHSIFDVPTKIARIRHQSYLASEWSELFSRDNMPIDHIISPEIEVARAISRRLQIPGAFDVIPLADGKVSLIGVHCTENTPILNTPLRQLTAMFPDLHIVIVGVRRGEKGIVPTADDELKLGDDVYFVAETSHLRRAMAAFGHEEQEARRIVLVGGGNVGLNLAKRVERDSPHVSLKMIESDKERAERAAEALDRTVVIHGSALDTEILEEANARKAEGIVAVSNDDEVNILSSLLAKRYGCRRAVTLVNKTSYGPLVSSLGIDTVVSPRAITVSSILQFVRRGRIRSVHSLSDGFGELVEAEALETSSLVGVPIRDASLPSGVMIGAVVRGEKVIIPRGQTVIRPGDRVIIFATTPSVKKVERLFSVKLEFF
- the hflX gene encoding GTPase HflX; protein product: MSENGSARSGFDFAVPGRTYSRRASNGRALVIHPDVRGRGPGRRSVEARVAEARGLAEAIDLTIVDAYAVRVDKPNAGMLFGRGAVERIAERVTDDEIGIAVVDGDLSPVQQRNLENAWGCKVIDRTGLILEIFGARARTKEGRLQVELASLTYQRSRLVRSWTHLERQRGGYGFMGGPGERQIEMDRRIIDDRIARLRHDLSEVRKTRDLHREQRREVPYPVVALVGYTNAGKSTLFNRLSAAHVPEHDMLFATLDPTMRAVRLPSGGQDVILSDTVGFISDLPTQLVAAFRATLEEVLEADVIVHVRDIAHPESEAQKADVEGVLRDLGVGEAVDAGLVEACNKIDLLAADDLATLRQQAARTETMVPCSAESGEGCEALLKAVEKHLTSHYRRLAVRVPLTDGAALAWLYKRGHVLDRRDDESHAHMRVSLDPADVSRFQERHAAHIAAEN
- a CDS encoding co-chaperone GroES → MSIRPLQDRIAVEPIEEEDTTAGGIIIPDTAKEKPNQGKVLAVGPGRKSDSGERITLDIKEGDTVLYSKWAGTELTLDGKTVLVMRESDVMGVIE
- a CDS encoding HAD family hydrolase — translated: MPRVDPPLPRAVIFDWDNTLVDSWVILHRALCATLTAMGREPWSMAETQARLRHSVRDGFPALFGERADEAEAVFYEAFEAEAEAGLEPLPGAGALLAALTERGIAAGVLSNKRGEHLRREVGWLGWDTHFTRVVGAGDAARDKPAIEAVRAAIPDDGGPDATVWLAGDTDIDLQAGRVAGCTPVLVRAEPPGADEFADAPPELYFDGCEAMRRWLDDAPIWPERA
- the hfq gene encoding RNA chaperone Hfq, encoding MAAEKSQNVQDVFLNHIRKHKVPVTVFLVNGVKLQGIVTWFDNFSVLLRRDQYSQLVYKHAISTVMPSQPIQLWETQKEEAEA